In Mycobacterium sp. JS623, one genomic interval encodes:
- the kdpF gene encoding K(+)-transporting ATPase subunit F, with protein MNYENLVGLVLSVLLALFLVAALLFPERF; from the coding sequence GTGAACTACGAAAACCTCGTCGGCCTCGTGCTTTCAGTGCTTCTCGCGCTGTTTTTGGTCGCCGCACTGCTCTTTCCCGAAAGGTTCTAG
- the kdpA gene encoding potassium-transporting ATPase subunit KdpA has protein sequence MTTTTAGILFLALLIVALAVVHVPFGDYMYRVYSSDKHSRVERVIYRLMGADPKSEQSWGAYARSVLAFSAISVLFLFIFQLIQGKLPWHLNDPATPMTPALAWNTAISFVTNTNWQAYSGESTQGHLVQMAGLAVQNFVSASVGIAVAIALVRGFARKHTGDLGNFWVDLVRGTIRILLPISVVAAIILIAGGAIQNFHLHDQVVNTLAGGQQTITGGPVASQEAIKELGTNGGGFYNANSAHPFENPTSWTNWLEIFLLLVISFSLPRTFGRMVGSKKQGYAITSVMASLFLISVSFMMWFQLQHHGTVPTSVNAAMEGVEQRFGIANSAVFADATTLTSTGAVDSFHDSYTSLGGMITLFNMQLGEVAPGGTGSGLYGMLILAVITVFVAGLMVGRTPEYLGKKINPREIKLAASYFLVTPLIVLTGTAIAMAMPGQRAGMLNTGPHGLSEVLYAFTSAANNNGSAFAGISVNTEWYNTALGLAMVFGRFLPMVLVLALAGSLAKQGTTPESIGTLPTHRPQFVGMVAGVTLILVALTFLPMLALGPLAEGIH, from the coding sequence GTGACTACGACAACGGCGGGGATACTTTTCCTCGCGCTCCTCATCGTGGCGCTTGCCGTCGTGCACGTGCCATTCGGTGACTACATGTATCGGGTTTATAGCTCCGACAAGCACTCTCGTGTCGAGCGCGTGATCTACCGGCTCATGGGGGCGGACCCGAAGTCCGAACAGTCCTGGGGCGCATACGCCCGCAGCGTGCTGGCCTTCTCGGCGATCAGCGTTCTGTTTCTGTTCATCTTCCAGTTGATCCAGGGCAAGCTGCCATGGCACCTCAACGATCCGGCCACACCCATGACACCGGCACTCGCCTGGAACACCGCAATCAGCTTCGTCACCAACACGAACTGGCAGGCGTATTCCGGTGAGTCGACGCAGGGTCACCTGGTTCAGATGGCGGGCCTGGCTGTCCAGAACTTCGTGTCGGCCTCGGTCGGCATCGCCGTCGCGATCGCGCTCGTCCGCGGATTCGCCCGCAAACACACCGGCGATCTGGGCAACTTCTGGGTCGATCTGGTCCGCGGCACAATCCGCATCCTGCTGCCGATCTCCGTGGTCGCCGCGATCATTCTGATCGCCGGCGGCGCGATCCAGAACTTCCACCTGCACGACCAGGTCGTCAACACGTTGGCCGGCGGTCAGCAGACGATCACCGGCGGCCCCGTGGCCAGCCAGGAAGCCATCAAGGAACTCGGCACCAACGGTGGCGGCTTCTACAACGCCAACTCCGCGCATCCGTTCGAGAACCCGACCTCGTGGACCAATTGGCTGGAGATCTTCCTGTTGCTGGTGATCAGCTTCTCCCTGCCACGCACGTTTGGCCGCATGGTCGGCAGCAAGAAGCAGGGCTACGCGATCACATCGGTCATGGCGAGCCTGTTCCTCATCAGCGTCTCGTTCATGATGTGGTTCCAGCTGCAGCACCACGGCACCGTTCCCACGTCCGTCAACGCGGCGATGGAAGGCGTCGAGCAGCGGTTCGGCATCGCTAACTCGGCAGTGTTCGCCGATGCGACAACGTTGACCTCCACCGGTGCTGTCGACTCTTTCCACGACTCCTACACCAGCCTTGGCGGCATGATCACGCTGTTCAACATGCAGCTCGGTGAGGTGGCGCCCGGCGGCACCGGCTCGGGCTTGTACGGCATGCTCATCCTTGCGGTGATCACGGTGTTCGTCGCCGGCCTGATGGTCGGTCGCACCCCGGAGTATCTGGGCAAGAAGATCAATCCGCGCGAGATCAAGCTCGCCGCAAGCTATTTCCTGGTCACACCGCTCATCGTGCTGACTGGAACGGCAATAGCGATGGCGATGCCGGGACAGCGGGCCGGGATGCTCAACACCGGGCCACACGGACTCTCGGAAGTGTTGTACGCGTTCACTTCTGCGGCGAACAACAACGGCTCGGCCTTCGCGGGCATCAGCGTCAACACCGAGTGGTACAACACCGCCCTCGGCTTGGCGATGGTGTTCGGCCGGTTCCTGCCGATGGTCCTGGTGCTGGCGCTGGCCGGTTCGTTGGCCAAACAGGGCACCACGCCTGAGTCCATTGGCACGCTGCCCACGCATCGACCGCAATTCGTCGGGATGGTCGCCGGGGTCACGCTGATCCTGGTGGCCCTGACCTTCCTGCCGATGCTCGCGCTCGGCCCACTCGCTGAAGGAATCCACTAA
- the kdpB gene encoding potassium-transporting ATPase subunit KdpB, translated as MSTPTIHSAATPQQKTSAPKGRVQGGLLDPQMLWKSTPGALAKLDPRTLWRNPVMFIVEVGAVWSTILAIIEPSWFAWLTVVWLWLTVIFANLAEAVAEGRGKAQAESLRKTKTATMARRLAGWQPGSPGREEEVAAPLLQQGDVVVIEAGQVIPGDGDVVEGIASVDESAITGESAPVIRESGGDRSAVTGGTTVLSDRIVVKITQKPGESFIDRMIALVEGANRQKTPNEIALNILLAALTIIFVFAVATLQPLAIFSKANNPGVPDTLALTSNGVTGIVMVSLLVCLIPTTIGALLSAIGIAGMDRLVQRNVLAMSGRAVEAAGDVNTLLLDKTGTITLGNRQASAFVPLTGVTPESLADAAQLSSLADETPEGRSIVVFAKQQYGLRARTPGELAHAHWVEFTATTRMSGVDLDGHLLRKGAASSVAEWVRSQGGEVPIELGGIVDGISAAGGTPLVVGEVKDGKASVLGVIHLKDVVKQGMRDRFDEMRKMGIRTVMITGDNPMTAKAIADEAGVDDFLAEATPEDKMALIKKEQAGGKLVAMTGDGTNDAPALAQADVGVAMNTGTSAAKEAGNMVDLDSDPTKLIEIVEIGKQLLITRGALTTFSIANDIAKYFAIIPAMFVALFPGLDLLNIMRLHSPQSAILSAVIFNAIIIVMLIPLALRGVRYTPSSASKLLSRNLYVYGLGGIIAPFIGIKLIDLVIQFLPGM; from the coding sequence ATGTCAACACCCACAATTCATTCCGCTGCCACTCCGCAGCAGAAGACGAGCGCGCCAAAGGGCCGCGTGCAAGGTGGCCTGCTCGACCCGCAAATGCTGTGGAAGTCGACGCCGGGGGCACTGGCCAAGCTCGACCCACGCACGTTATGGCGCAATCCCGTCATGTTCATCGTCGAGGTCGGCGCCGTCTGGAGCACGATCCTGGCGATCATCGAGCCGTCGTGGTTCGCGTGGCTTACCGTCGTATGGCTTTGGCTGACAGTCATTTTCGCCAACCTGGCCGAAGCTGTCGCCGAGGGTCGCGGCAAGGCCCAGGCCGAATCGCTGCGCAAGACGAAGACCGCCACCATGGCGCGTCGTCTTGCCGGCTGGCAACCGGGCAGCCCCGGGCGCGAGGAGGAGGTCGCAGCGCCCCTGCTCCAACAGGGTGATGTCGTGGTCATCGAGGCAGGACAGGTCATACCCGGCGACGGTGACGTCGTGGAAGGCATTGCGTCGGTTGACGAATCGGCCATCACCGGTGAATCCGCGCCGGTGATCCGCGAATCCGGCGGTGACCGGTCTGCGGTGACTGGTGGCACGACCGTGCTCTCGGACCGCATCGTCGTCAAGATCACGCAGAAGCCGGGCGAGAGCTTCATCGACCGGATGATCGCGCTTGTCGAGGGCGCCAACCGGCAAAAGACGCCGAACGAGATCGCGCTGAACATCCTGCTCGCAGCTTTGACGATCATCTTTGTGTTCGCGGTGGCCACACTGCAGCCACTGGCGATCTTCTCCAAGGCGAACAACCCCGGTGTCCCAGACACGCTAGCGCTGACGTCAAACGGCGTCACCGGAATCGTGATGGTCTCCCTGCTGGTCTGCCTTATCCCGACGACGATCGGCGCGCTGCTGTCGGCCATCGGCATCGCCGGCATGGACCGGCTGGTGCAGCGCAACGTGCTGGCCATGTCGGGTCGTGCGGTGGAGGCCGCGGGCGATGTCAACACCCTGCTGCTGGACAAGACCGGCACCATCACCCTGGGAAACCGGCAGGCATCCGCCTTCGTGCCGCTGACCGGAGTGACGCCGGAGTCGCTGGCCGACGCGGCCCAGTTGTCCAGTCTCGCCGACGAGACGCCTGAGGGGCGCTCCATCGTCGTATTCGCCAAGCAGCAATACGGCCTGCGAGCCCGTACGCCGGGTGAGCTCGCCCATGCGCACTGGGTCGAATTCACTGCCACGACAAGGATGTCGGGCGTCGACCTCGACGGGCATCTCCTCCGCAAGGGCGCAGCCAGCTCGGTGGCGGAGTGGGTCCGGTCGCAGGGCGGCGAGGTCCCCATCGAACTCGGCGGGATCGTCGACGGTATTTCCGCCGCGGGCGGCACCCCGCTCGTGGTCGGAGAGGTGAAAGACGGTAAGGCCTCTGTCTTGGGCGTCATTCACCTCAAGGACGTCGTAAAACAGGGCATGCGCGATCGATTCGACGAGATGCGCAAGATGGGCATCCGGACGGTGATGATCACCGGCGATAATCCAATGACCGCCAAGGCCATTGCCGACGAGGCCGGCGTCGACGACTTCCTCGCCGAGGCGACGCCCGAGGACAAGATGGCGTTGATCAAAAAAGAGCAGGCCGGCGGCAAGCTCGTGGCGATGACCGGCGACGGCACCAATGACGCTCCCGCACTGGCTCAAGCCGATGTGGGCGTGGCGATGAACACCGGTACCTCGGCAGCCAAAGAGGCCGGCAACATGGTCGACCTCGACTCCGACCCGACGAAGCTCATCGAGATCGTGGAGATCGGCAAGCAGCTGCTGATCACCCGTGGCGCGCTCACGACCTTCTCGATCGCCAACGACATCGCAAAGTATTTCGCGATCATCCCGGCGATGTTCGTTGCGCTGTTCCCAGGCCTGGATCTGCTGAACATCATGAGGCTGCACAGTCCGCAGTCGGCGATCCTGTCAGCGGTTATCTTCAACGCAATCATCATCGTGATGCTGATCCCGCTGGCCCTGCGGGGTGTTCGCTACACCCCGAGCAGTGCGTCAAAGTTGTTGAGCCGCAACCTCTACGTCTACGGGCTCGGCGGCATCATCGCGCCATTCATCGGCATCAAACTGATCGACCTCGTCATCCAATTCTTACCGGGAATGTGA
- a CDS encoding potassium-transporting ATPase subunit C, with protein MNLSNFVRQHWAAFRALLVLTVITGLAYPLFIWLVAQLPGLQDNANGSIIEVHGKPVGSRIIGQLFTDKDGNALPQYFQSRPSAAGDGYDPLATSASNLGPESIVDTPADPSLPKDDNGYKASLLTMVCSRSYAVGKLEGVDGSRPFCTGDGVGAVLSVIGPRDSLGNVVHPTKVVSVNEPCDTTPQPFLVTYEGVRVECAKFGEDYSIGQIVPIRGAAPTDPAVPADAVTASGSGLDPHISPAYADLQVNRVAKARGVSPDQIRGLVLANQDGRVFGFIGEARVNVLQLNIALDQKYPVKS; from the coding sequence ATGAATCTCTCGAACTTCGTCCGCCAACACTGGGCCGCGTTCCGTGCGCTACTGGTGCTCACCGTCATCACCGGCTTGGCCTACCCGCTGTTCATTTGGCTGGTGGCGCAACTGCCGGGTCTGCAGGACAACGCCAACGGCTCGATCATCGAGGTCCACGGAAAGCCGGTGGGTAGCCGAATCATCGGTCAGCTGTTCACGGATAAAGACGGCAACGCGCTGCCGCAGTACTTCCAGAGCCGGCCGTCTGCGGCCGGTGACGGGTATGACCCGCTCGCGACCAGCGCGAGCAACCTGGGGCCGGAGAGCATCGTCGACACGCCCGCCGATCCGTCGCTGCCGAAGGACGACAACGGCTACAAGGCCAGCCTGCTCACCATGGTGTGCTCGCGCAGCTATGCCGTCGGGAAGCTCGAGGGCGTCGACGGATCACGCCCTTTCTGCACGGGTGACGGTGTGGGTGCCGTGCTTTCCGTGATCGGTCCGCGCGACTCGCTCGGCAACGTCGTACACCCGACCAAGGTCGTCAGCGTCAACGAGCCGTGCGATACCACCCCGCAGCCGTTCCTCGTTACCTACGAAGGCGTGCGGGTGGAATGCGCCAAGTTCGGCGAGGACTACTCGATCGGCCAAATCGTGCCCATACGCGGTGCGGCCCCGACCGATCCCGCAGTGCCGGCCGACGCCGTCACGGCCAGCGGCAGCGGCCTGGATCCGCACATCTCGCCGGCGTACGCCGATCTGCAGGTGAACCGGGTGGCCAAGGCCCGCGGCGTCAGCCCTGACCAGATCCGAGGATTGGTGCTGGCCAACCAGGACGGCCGCGTTTTCGGCTTCATCGGCGAGGCCAGGGTCAACGTGTTGCAGCTCAACATCGCCCTTGATCAGAAGTACCCCGTGAAGAGCTGA